In Chitinophaga nivalis, a single genomic region encodes these proteins:
- a CDS encoding PAS domain-containing protein has product MQRAPIKIACLCLLFVAIVFNGLFIIHSAASGNWLLPVINQLVLVAVFLLLLWLLLRHHQQAIHTEKIFNDHPVPMWIYDKETLRFLSVNQAAVDKYGYTKNEFRQLTLKDIRESAEVPYLMENITERCNGKAYRGIWKHRKKDKTDFFVEIYAHSTTYYGKKARFIMARDVDAQIRTSREARELGMRYELLSQVIDDAIYDKNFLTGQVTWNHGLSSLFAHVADAGTDAVQWWEDNLHPSDRARVCCSLHECISNNGQYWSEEYRFLCAGGNYKYVTDRAFIIYENEGTHPQPLRMIGIMQDIDKHVNQARQLEDQHQRLREIAWINSHEIRRPVVSILSIAGLFDKSNQDIHLNARLMEWLHESTQQLDEIIHKIEHTVKDIR; this is encoded by the coding sequence ATGCAGCGCGCCCCCATCAAGATTGCTTGTTTATGTTTATTGTTTGTTGCGATTGTCTTCAACGGTCTGTTCATCATACATAGTGCAGCTAGCGGCAATTGGCTCCTGCCTGTCATCAACCAGCTGGTATTGGTCGCCGTTTTCCTCTTGCTGCTATGGTTACTCTTACGTCATCACCAACAGGCTATACACACCGAAAAAATATTCAACGATCATCCTGTTCCCATGTGGATTTACGATAAGGAAACATTACGTTTCCTCAGTGTCAATCAGGCGGCTGTTGACAAATACGGTTATACAAAAAATGAATTCAGGCAGCTAACGTTGAAGGACATACGCGAATCGGCAGAAGTGCCTTATCTCATGGAAAACATCACCGAACGGTGCAATGGTAAGGCTTACCGGGGCATCTGGAAACACCGGAAGAAAGATAAGACCGATTTTTTTGTAGAGATATATGCTCATTCCACCACGTATTATGGCAAAAAGGCCCGTTTTATTATGGCCAGAGATGTAGACGCTCAGATACGAACCAGCCGGGAAGCCAGAGAGCTGGGCATGCGTTACGAGTTGCTTTCGCAGGTAATAGACGATGCCATCTATGATAAAAACTTTCTCACCGGCCAGGTTACCTGGAATCATGGCTTATCCAGCCTGTTTGCCCATGTAGCGGATGCTGGTACCGATGCGGTGCAATGGTGGGAAGACAACCTTCATCCGTCCGACCGGGCGCGGGTATGTTGTTCACTTCATGAATGTATCAGCAACAACGGGCAGTACTGGTCGGAAGAATACCGTTTCCTTTGTGCCGGCGGCAACTACAAATATGTTACAGACAGGGCCTTTATCATCTATGAAAATGAAGGCACCCACCCGCAACCATTGCGGATGATTGGTATCATGCAGGATATAGACAAACATGTAAACCAGGCCCGCCAGCTGGAAGACCAGCATCAACGGCTGCGGGAGATTGCCTGGATCAATTCACACGAAATACGCCGGCCGGTCGTATCTATTTTAAGCATCGCCGGTCTGTTTGACAAAAGCAATCAGGACATCCATCTGAACGCACGCCTGATGGAATGGCTACATGAATCCACCCAACAGCTGGATGAAATCATTCATAAAATAGAACATACCGTCAAAGATATCCGCTAA
- a CDS encoding iron-sulfur cluster-binding domain-containing protein encodes MYISLRITDVIPETPGTRTYRLAPVDGTPVTYLAGQFLTFIIDLHGKEYRRSYSFSSTPGVDPYLSVTIREKENGEISRHILRTWQKGDIVTSLEPSGRFVFEAASEGPRDLFLLAAGSGITPVFSLLKHILQTEPGARVTLIYSNTSPERTIFYQQLQHLQQNHPQLHCIYLFSNDPDSHHVYRRLNNILLEMLVNEHLHHSKAAAQFFLCGPPDYMRTILLTLTFMGFTAEQLHKENFVVNTEVKIAKTTLPQDTSIKQVLIRYRQEEIRLQVPGNQSILSYALEHDVLLPYSCKGGVCGSCTAQCTSGKIWMPVNEVLTDRELAEGLILTCVGYPVSDEVTIEL; translated from the coding sequence ATGTACATTTCATTACGGATCACCGACGTTATTCCGGAAACACCCGGCACCCGTACCTACAGATTAGCACCTGTTGACGGCACGCCCGTTACCTATCTGGCAGGGCAATTTCTTACGTTTATTATTGACCTGCATGGCAAAGAATACCGTCGGTCCTATTCTTTCAGTTCTACCCCAGGTGTAGATCCCTACCTGTCTGTTACGATCCGTGAAAAAGAAAACGGAGAAATCTCCCGGCACATCCTGCGTACCTGGCAAAAGGGCGATATCGTCACCTCGCTGGAACCGTCCGGCCGGTTTGTCTTTGAAGCAGCTTCCGAAGGCCCCCGCGACCTTTTCCTACTGGCTGCCGGCAGTGGCATTACCCCGGTGTTTTCCCTGCTGAAACATATCCTGCAAACGGAACCTGGCGCCCGGGTTACGCTTATCTACAGCAACACATCACCGGAACGCACCATCTTTTACCAACAGCTGCAGCACCTGCAGCAAAACCATCCGCAGCTACATTGTATCTACCTGTTCAGCAACGATCCGGATAGCCACCATGTATACAGACGCCTCAACAACATATTGCTGGAAATGCTGGTCAATGAGCACCTGCATCATAGCAAGGCTGCGGCGCAGTTTTTCCTTTGCGGCCCGCCGGATTACATGCGCACGATCCTGCTCACGCTGACCTTTATGGGCTTCACCGCCGAACAGCTGCACAAAGAAAACTTTGTGGTAAACACGGAAGTAAAGATCGCCAAAACAACCCTGCCACAGGATACCAGTATCAAACAGGTACTGATTCGTTACCGCCAGGAAGAAATACGCCTCCAGGTGCCCGGTAACCAGTCTATTCTGAGCTATGCCCTGGAACACGATGTATTGCTGCCTTACAGCTGTAAGGGTGGCGTATGCGGCTCCTGTACGGCCCAATGTACCAGCGGCAAAATCTGGATGCCCGTCAATGAGGTATTAACAGACCGGGAACTGGCAGAAGGCCTCATCCTCACCTGCGTAGGCTACCCCGTGAGCGATGAAGTCACAATAGAGCTATAA
- the dxs gene encoding 1-deoxy-D-xylulose-5-phosphate synthase produces the protein MTITAGQLLSQIDNPADLRKLSKEQLHQVCEELRQYIIDVVSVHGGHFAASLGVVELSVALHYVFNTPYDQLVWDVGHQAYGHKILTGRRDSFPSNRKYKGLSGFPKRDESEYDTFGVGHSSTSISAALGMAMASHYKGELDKQHIAVIGDGAMTAGMAFEALNHAGVANANVLIILNDNCMSIDPNVGALKEYLTDITTSPTYNKLRDDVWHMLGKLPVGKRFTRDMASKLEASLKGVISKSSNLFESLQLRYFGPIDGHNITKLTDTLQDLKDIPGPKLLHIVTTKGKGYALAEKDQTTWHAPGLFDKITGEIFKKAVEKPQPPKYQDVFGHTIIELAEQNDKILGITPAMPSGSSLKFMMEKMPQRAFDVGICEQHAVTLSAGMATQGMRVFCTIYSSFFQRAFDQAVHDVAIQKLPVIFCLDRAGLVGEDGPTHHGAYDIAYMRSIPNVIISAPMNEEELRNLMYSAQLPDNQSPYVIRYPRGQGVMPEWRTPFRAIKPGTGRKIRDGKEIAILSIGHTGNFVTEACKELISDGLQPAHYDMRFVKPLDEALLHEVFQSFDKVITVEDGTVVGGFGSAILEFMAAHQYKAAIKIMGIPDHIIEHGKPEELYRECGYDAAGIARATREMLKDKITVTI, from the coding sequence ATGACTATTACTGCCGGTCAACTGTTGAGCCAGATAGACAACCCTGCTGATTTGCGCAAATTGAGCAAAGAGCAACTGCACCAGGTGTGCGAAGAATTACGTCAATACATCATTGATGTAGTAAGTGTGCATGGAGGCCATTTTGCGGCCAGCCTTGGGGTAGTGGAGCTGTCGGTGGCCCTCCATTACGTTTTTAATACTCCTTACGACCAGCTGGTATGGGATGTAGGCCATCAGGCCTATGGCCACAAAATACTGACCGGTCGCCGGGACAGTTTTCCGTCTAACCGGAAATACAAAGGCTTAAGCGGCTTTCCTAAAAGAGACGAAAGCGAATATGATACTTTTGGGGTAGGACACTCTTCCACCTCCATATCCGCTGCACTGGGAATGGCCATGGCTTCTCACTACAAAGGAGAGTTGGACAAACAACATATTGCAGTAATAGGAGATGGCGCCATGACCGCAGGGATGGCATTTGAAGCCCTGAACCACGCCGGCGTAGCCAATGCCAACGTGCTGATTATCCTCAACGATAACTGCATGTCCATTGACCCCAACGTAGGCGCACTCAAGGAATACCTGACAGACATCACCACCTCACCGACCTATAATAAGCTCAGGGACGATGTATGGCATATGCTCGGGAAACTGCCGGTAGGCAAAAGGTTTACCCGCGACATGGCCTCCAAACTGGAAGCCAGCCTCAAAGGCGTGATTTCCAAATCCAGCAACCTGTTCGAATCCCTGCAATTACGGTACTTTGGCCCGATAGATGGACATAACATCACCAAACTGACCGATACCCTGCAGGACCTGAAAGATATTCCCGGTCCGAAACTGCTGCACATCGTTACCACCAAAGGGAAAGGATATGCACTGGCTGAAAAAGACCAGACTACCTGGCACGCACCAGGCCTGTTCGATAAAATCACAGGAGAAATCTTCAAAAAAGCAGTGGAGAAACCACAGCCGCCCAAATACCAGGATGTATTCGGACATACCATCATTGAACTGGCAGAACAAAACGATAAAATACTCGGTATTACCCCTGCCATGCCTTCCGGCTCTTCCCTCAAATTTATGATGGAAAAAATGCCGCAACGCGCATTCGATGTAGGTATCTGCGAACAACATGCGGTAACCCTGTCTGCCGGTATGGCTACCCAGGGCATGCGGGTGTTCTGTACGATCTATTCTTCCTTCTTCCAACGCGCTTTTGACCAGGCAGTACATGATGTAGCCATTCAAAAACTGCCGGTAATTTTCTGCCTCGACAGGGCAGGACTGGTAGGAGAAGACGGCCCAACCCATCATGGCGCCTACGATATCGCCTACATGCGCAGCATTCCGAATGTGATCATCAGTGCTCCCATGAACGAAGAAGAACTGCGTAACCTGATGTATAGCGCCCAGCTGCCGGATAACCAGTCACCTTATGTGATCCGTTATCCACGCGGACAAGGTGTAATGCCGGAATGGCGTACGCCGTTCCGCGCCATCAAGCCGGGTACCGGTCGCAAGATCCGCGACGGAAAAGAAATCGCGATTCTTTCCATCGGACATACCGGTAACTTTGTGACAGAAGCCTGCAAAGAACTGATCAGCGATGGCCTGCAACCCGCTCATTACGATATGCGTTTTGTAAAACCACTCGATGAAGCCCTGTTGCATGAAGTCTTCCAGTCATTTGATAAAGTGATTACCGTGGAAGATGGCACTGTAGTAGGAGGTTTCGGTAGTGCTATCCTGGAATTTATGGCCGCCCACCAATACAAGGCAGCCATCAAAATCATGGGTATTCCTGATCACATCATAGAACACGGTAAACCGGAAGAACTGTACCGGGAATGTGGCTACGATGCTGCCGGTATTGCACGCGCTACCCGCGAAATGCTGAAAGACAAGATTACTGTTACGATATAA
- a CDS encoding sensor histidine kinase, producing MFRRISKYWWCQMLGWTAYFVINVFFTYTFSNKFPNAFHYVSMLILIAFGVLSTHLFRSLINRFNWVNSSVEKQVLLFFTMMAGTGVVLYLGYYAVIKVLLRREISPVVLGILGSFLITTLWWLIYFAWHYIERNRSSQVNQLKLETTVKELELKTIKAQMNPHFIFNALNSIRALVDENPQRARTAITELSNILRSSMQTEKSETVSLENELNIVKDYLALEHIRFEERLSVVYEIDPDTLELQVPPMMLQTLVENAIKHGISRVIRGGSVYITSSLMGMQHVITIENTGQLVENDLNSHGLGLQSTRQRLSLLFGNKASFEIRNKDEQTVVAKVVMPLL from the coding sequence ATGTTTAGACGAATATCCAAATATTGGTGGTGTCAGATGCTGGGTTGGACGGCTTATTTTGTGATAAATGTGTTTTTTACGTATACATTCAGCAATAAATTCCCCAATGCATTTCACTATGTGAGCATGCTGATTTTAATTGCCTTTGGTGTATTGTCCACGCACCTGTTCCGCAGCCTGATTAACCGGTTTAACTGGGTTAACAGCAGTGTTGAAAAGCAGGTATTGCTGTTTTTCACTATGATGGCGGGAACGGGAGTTGTATTGTACCTGGGGTATTATGCTGTGATCAAGGTATTGTTGCGGCGGGAGATCTCTCCTGTAGTATTGGGTATCCTGGGATCTTTTCTCATTACCACGCTTTGGTGGCTGATTTATTTTGCGTGGCACTATATAGAGCGGAACAGGTCCTCCCAGGTGAATCAGCTGAAGCTGGAAACAACGGTAAAGGAGCTGGAACTCAAAACCATTAAGGCTCAGATGAATCCGCACTTCATTTTTAATGCGCTGAACAGTATCCGGGCATTGGTAGATGAAAATCCACAGCGCGCACGAACCGCTATTACAGAGCTTTCCAACATACTACGCAGTTCCATGCAAACCGAAAAGTCAGAAACGGTCAGCCTGGAAAATGAATTAAATATTGTAAAGGATTATCTTGCATTGGAACACATCCGTTTTGAAGAGCGGCTGAGTGTTGTATATGAGATTGATCCGGATACATTGGAGTTGCAGGTTCCTCCCATGATGTTACAGACATTGGTGGAGAATGCGATTAAACACGGTATTTCCCGGGTAATACGGGGAGGTTCCGTGTATATAACTTCTTCGCTGATGGGAATGCAGCATGTAATTACCATTGAGAATACAGGACAACTGGTAGAAAATGATCTGAATAGTCATGGATTGGGACTACAAAGTACGCGTCAACGGTTAAGTCTCTTATTTGGCAACAAGGCCTCTTTTGAAATCCGGAATAAAGATGAGCAAACGGTAGTAGCAAAGGTTGTGATGCCGCTGCTTTGA
- a CDS encoding LytR/AlgR family response regulator transcription factor — translation MKKALIIDDERLARSELKKLLADHPEIVVVGEAVNAKDGIEKIETLHPDLLFLDIQMPDKTGFDLLAELEKTPQVIFTTAYDEYALKAFEYNALDYLLKPVEPKRLADAIHKLHQQEEKDRLAAAGGIRTLLSENDQVFVKDGDRCWFVKLQEIRLFESVGNYARVYFETNKPLILKSLNALEERLDERVFFRANRKHIVNLRMIEKIDTYFNGGLLLEMRGGEKIEVSRRQAVKFKEMMSL, via the coding sequence ATGAAAAAAGCATTGATAATAGATGATGAACGCCTTGCCAGAAGTGAACTGAAAAAATTACTGGCAGATCACCCGGAGATAGTGGTGGTGGGAGAAGCAGTGAACGCGAAGGATGGTATAGAGAAGATTGAAACGTTACATCCTGATCTGTTGTTCCTGGACATTCAAATGCCGGATAAAACGGGCTTTGATCTCCTGGCTGAGCTGGAAAAAACGCCACAGGTCATCTTTACGACAGCATATGATGAATATGCATTAAAGGCATTTGAGTACAACGCGCTCGACTACCTGTTAAAACCGGTAGAACCTAAACGTCTGGCAGATGCCATTCATAAACTGCATCAGCAGGAAGAGAAGGACCGCCTGGCTGCTGCCGGTGGTATCCGGACACTGCTGTCGGAGAATGACCAGGTATTTGTAAAAGACGGGGACCGTTGCTGGTTCGTGAAGCTGCAGGAAATACGCCTGTTTGAGAGTGTAGGTAACTATGCCCGGGTGTATTTTGAAACCAACAAGCCTTTAATCCTGAAGTCGCTGAATGCTTTGGAAGAGCGGCTGGATGAGCGGGTGTTTTTCCGGGCAAACCGGAAACACATTGTGAACCTGCGGATGATCGAAAAGATCGACACCTACTTTAACGGCGGACTGCTGCTGGAGATGCGCGGAGGCGAAAAAATTGAAGTGAGCCGCCGGCAGGCAGTGAAGTTCAAAGAAATGATGAGCCTGTAA
- a CDS encoding geranylgeranylglyceryl/heptaprenylglyceryl phosphate synthase — MYNKIYTSFIDRKARKEKAFAVLIDPDKVTPAGIIELAAKCTAAKVDYIFLGGSLVITNHLDECVQQLKASCDIPVVLFPGSPSQVSKYADALLYLSMISGRNPELLIGQHVVSAAAVKKSGLEVISTGYMVIDGGAPTTVSYISNATPIPSDKADIAMCTAMAGEMLGMKVIYMDAGSGARNPITETMISRVASQVDVPIIVGGGIRDAEKAYLNCKAGADIIVVGNAIENDLSLIKELADAVHSVPVKA, encoded by the coding sequence ATGTACAATAAAATATACACTTCGTTCATCGACAGAAAGGCTAGGAAGGAAAAGGCATTCGCGGTTTTAATAGATCCGGATAAGGTAACACCTGCCGGTATTATTGAGCTTGCGGCTAAATGCACTGCCGCCAAAGTCGACTATATCTTCCTTGGAGGCAGCCTGGTAATCACCAATCATCTAGATGAATGTGTGCAACAGCTGAAAGCCAGTTGTGATATACCTGTCGTATTATTTCCCGGGAGCCCTTCTCAGGTGTCTAAATATGCTGATGCTTTACTTTATCTTTCCATGATCTCGGGCCGAAATCCGGAATTATTGATCGGCCAGCACGTAGTATCTGCTGCAGCTGTAAAGAAAAGCGGGCTGGAAGTAATTTCCACCGGCTATATGGTCATCGATGGAGGAGCACCTACTACGGTATCCTATATCAGTAATGCTACCCCTATTCCATCAGATAAAGCAGATATTGCTATGTGTACTGCCATGGCAGGCGAAATGCTGGGTATGAAGGTGATTTATATGGATGCCGGCAGCGGCGCCCGTAATCCGATCACTGAAACCATGATCAGCAGGGTAGCCAGTCAGGTGGATGTACCTATTATCGTGGGTGGTGGTATTCGTGATGCAGAAAAAGCATACCTCAATTGTAAGGCAGGAGCCGATATTATCGTGGTTGGTAACGCTATAGAAAACGACCTCTCCCTCATTAAGGAACTGGCAGACGCCGTGCACTCTGTGCCTGTAAAAGCCTGA
- a CDS encoding vitamin B12-dependent ribonucleotide reductase: MGMKKSVNNNRGLAFTRYFTREGMSPYDQFEYDLRSSVIRNPNGDIVFEMNNVEVPVGWSQIATDILAQKYFRKAGVPQEDGSLGRETSVKQVVHRMANCWRAWGERYGYFATPEDARIFYEELSYAMLNQACVPNSPQWFNTGLFESYGIKGKPQGHYYVEQHTGQLEKSTSAYERPQPHACFILSVSDDLVNEGGIMDLWVREARIFKYGSGVGTNFSAIRGEGEKLSGGGTSSGLMSFLKIGDRAAGAIKSGGTTRRAAKMVCLDLDHPEILDFINWKVEEEKKVAALIAAGYAADYEGEAYKTVSGQNSNNSVRIPNSFFRALETNSDWDLQSRTHGKPLKSVPAKELWDQINYAAWRCADPGTQYDTTINEWHTCPQGGRINASNPCSEYMFLDNTACNLASVNLRRFFDTNTNLFDVGGFEYTVRLWTVVLELSVLMAQFPSKEVAQLSYEYRTLGLGYANLGSMLMVSGIAYDSDEARGIAGAITAIMTGVAYKTSAEIAAFAGPFPRFEENRTAMLRVMRNHRAAAYDAADAYEGLEIRPQGIDARFCADYLLKAATKAWDEAVQLGEQFGYRNAQATVIAPTGTIGLVMDCDTTGVEPDFALVKFKKLSGGGYFKIINQSIPAALQNLGYQPHEIKAIVDYAKGTGSFAGAPYINYPSLSEKGFIGDELKKLDTAVVSSFDISFVFNVYTLGEECLQRLGFTPEQYYNLEFSLLHELGFSDDQISAANDYVCGTMTVEGAPYLKDSHLPVFDCANKCGKTGERYIHPHGHIRMMAAAQPFISGAISKTINLPHEATVEDVADAYLMSWQLGLKACALYRDGSKLSQPLSNKSDKKKKVDTVVTAVPSLDLQQLPTEELLEEMNKRMEASKDTTLKRLLSRIVERKSLPSKRGGFTQKAKVGGQAIFLRTGEYNDGTLGEIFIDLAKEGSTLRSLMNCFAIAVSVGLQYGVPLEEFVDKFVFTRFEPAGMVDHPNIKSATSLIDYIFRVLGYEYLGRTDLVHILDAPENTGDEADTDIAAASLSQLRVNEYEPAPPRTVKAQPVSAQQGEQSSTQDYMRSMQRDAPACSTCGHITVRSGTCYKCLNCGTSMGCS; encoded by the coding sequence ATGGGCATGAAAAAATCAGTGAATAATAACCGTGGCCTCGCATTCACCCGTTATTTTACCCGAGAAGGCATGAGTCCTTATGATCAGTTCGAGTATGATTTACGCTCCTCTGTTATCCGTAATCCAAACGGTGACATCGTTTTTGAAATGAACAATGTAGAAGTGCCGGTCGGGTGGTCGCAGATCGCTACGGATATCCTGGCACAGAAATACTTTCGTAAGGCAGGCGTGCCTCAGGAAGACGGCAGCCTGGGAAGGGAAACCTCCGTGAAACAGGTGGTACACCGTATGGCCAATTGCTGGCGTGCATGGGGAGAACGGTATGGCTATTTTGCCACACCGGAGGATGCCCGGATTTTTTATGAAGAGTTGTCGTACGCCATGTTGAATCAGGCTTGTGTACCGAATTCTCCGCAGTGGTTCAATACCGGCCTGTTTGAAAGCTATGGTATAAAAGGCAAGCCCCAGGGGCACTATTACGTAGAACAACATACCGGTCAGCTGGAAAAGTCTACTTCTGCCTACGAGCGGCCTCAACCACATGCCTGCTTTATCCTGAGCGTCAGTGACGATCTGGTAAATGAAGGCGGTATCATGGATCTGTGGGTGCGGGAAGCCCGCATCTTTAAATATGGATCAGGCGTAGGTACCAACTTTTCCGCCATCCGGGGTGAAGGTGAAAAACTAAGCGGGGGTGGTACCTCCAGCGGCCTGATGAGTTTCCTGAAAATAGGCGACCGGGCAGCCGGCGCTATTAAATCCGGGGGTACTACCCGTAGAGCTGCCAAAATGGTGTGCCTGGACCTGGATCATCCGGAAATCCTGGATTTCATTAACTGGAAAGTGGAGGAAGAGAAAAAAGTAGCTGCCCTGATTGCAGCCGGTTATGCCGCCGATTACGAAGGGGAAGCCTATAAAACTGTTTCCGGACAGAATTCCAACAACTCTGTACGTATTCCAAACAGCTTTTTTCGGGCACTGGAAACAAACAGCGACTGGGATCTGCAATCACGCACCCATGGCAAACCACTTAAAAGTGTACCGGCCAAAGAACTGTGGGACCAGATCAATTATGCTGCCTGGCGCTGTGCAGACCCGGGTACCCAATATGATACCACTATCAACGAATGGCATACCTGCCCGCAGGGAGGCCGTATCAATGCCTCCAATCCCTGCTCCGAATACATGTTTCTGGACAATACCGCCTGTAACCTGGCATCGGTGAACCTGCGGCGCTTTTTTGATACCAATACCAACCTGTTTGATGTAGGTGGTTTTGAATACACGGTACGGCTGTGGACGGTGGTGCTGGAATTGTCTGTACTGATGGCGCAGTTCCCCTCAAAGGAAGTAGCGCAGCTGAGTTATGAATACCGTACGCTGGGGCTGGGATATGCCAATCTGGGGTCTATGCTGATGGTAAGCGGGATTGCCTACGACAGCGACGAAGCGCGGGGCATTGCCGGCGCTATTACGGCTATTATGACTGGAGTAGCCTATAAAACATCGGCTGAAATAGCTGCCTTTGCAGGGCCTTTTCCCCGCTTTGAAGAAAACCGGACGGCCATGTTGCGGGTGATGCGGAATCACCGGGCTGCGGCCTATGATGCTGCTGATGCCTATGAAGGACTGGAGATACGGCCTCAGGGAATTGATGCGCGTTTTTGTGCCGATTACCTGCTAAAAGCGGCTACGAAAGCCTGGGATGAAGCTGTACAGTTAGGAGAGCAATTTGGTTATCGTAATGCGCAGGCTACCGTGATTGCGCCTACCGGTACCATCGGCCTGGTGATGGATTGTGATACGACTGGTGTAGAGCCGGATTTTGCCCTGGTGAAATTCAAGAAATTATCTGGTGGAGGATACTTTAAAATTATCAATCAGTCGATTCCTGCAGCATTACAAAACCTGGGATACCAGCCGCATGAAATAAAAGCTATCGTGGATTATGCAAAAGGTACCGGCAGTTTCGCCGGCGCGCCTTACATCAACTATCCATCGTTGAGTGAAAAAGGTTTTATCGGAGATGAATTAAAAAAGCTGGATACTGCTGTTGTTTCTTCTTTCGATATTTCTTTTGTGTTCAATGTATATACGTTGGGAGAAGAATGCTTGCAACGACTGGGTTTCACGCCGGAGCAATATTATAATCTGGAGTTTAGCCTGCTGCATGAACTGGGATTTTCAGATGATCAGATCAGTGCTGCCAATGATTATGTGTGTGGTACAATGACGGTGGAAGGTGCGCCCTATCTGAAAGATAGCCATCTGCCAGTATTTGATTGTGCGAATAAGTGTGGTAAAACCGGTGAAAGATATATACATCCGCATGGACATATCCGGATGATGGCAGCGGCACAACCTTTTATTTCCGGTGCAATTTCCAAAACGATTAATCTGCCGCATGAGGCTACGGTGGAAGATGTAGCAGATGCTTACCTGATGAGCTGGCAGCTGGGATTAAAGGCATGTGCTCTATATCGTGATGGTAGTAAATTAAGTCAGCCACTCAGTAATAAAAGCGATAAAAAGAAAAAGGTAGATACGGTTGTTACGGCGGTACCTTCTTTGGATTTGCAGCAACTGCCTACAGAGGAATTATTGGAAGAGATGAATAAGCGGATGGAAGCCAGTAAAGACACTACTTTAAAGCGTTTGTTATCGCGGATTGTGGAACGTAAATCGTTACCCTCCAAACGCGGCGGGTTTACACAGAAAGCGAAAGTAGGCGGCCAGGCTATATTTCTGCGTACCGGCGAATACAATGATGGTACACTCGGTGAAATATTTATTGATCTGGCGAAAGAAGGATCTACACTCCGAAGTCTGATGAACTGCTTTGCCATAGCGGTTTCTGTGGGATTACAATACGGCGTTCCGCTGGAAGAATTTGTAGACAAGTTTGTATTCACCCGTTTTGAGCCGGCAGGAATGGTAGATCATCCTAACATTAAATCAGCGACTTCTCTCATTGATTATATTTTCCGTGTGCTGGGTTACGAATACCTGGGACGTACAGATCTGGTGCATATACTGGATGCGCCTGAAAATACAGGTGATGAAGCAGATACAGATATCGCTGCAGCATCTTTATCACAGCTGCGTGTGAATGAGTATGAACCTGCTCCGCCCCGCACAGTCAAGGCGCAGCCGGTATCGGCGCAACAGGGAGAACAGAGCAGTACACAGGATTATATGCGAAGTATGCAGCGTGATGCGCCTGCGTGTAGTACATGCGGACACATTACTGTGCGTTCAGGGACTTGTTACAAATGTCTGAACTGCGGTACCAGCATGGGTTGTAGCTGA
- a CDS encoding YcxB family protein — protein MHALRYHFMQRGEIKVFRNTLIILLLSTFTGYFFNVVTTSALTGIAIMALLIGWVFWYLLPVSIYHKAATFKDDILLKYSEEGLQISTRNSNHPRAVSWNNFSRIIETKKFFFLYRDKKTFFLIPVSAFKTAAAYDSFIGMLKKKFENFR, from the coding sequence TTGCATGCATTGCGTTACCATTTTATGCAGCGGGGTGAAATAAAGGTTTTTCGCAACACGCTGATCATTCTGCTACTCTCCACCTTCACAGGTTATTTCTTTAACGTAGTTACTACCAGCGCCCTTACCGGTATTGCTATTATGGCCTTACTGATAGGCTGGGTATTCTGGTACCTGCTACCTGTTTCCATCTATCATAAAGCAGCCACTTTCAAGGACGACATCCTGCTGAAATATTCAGAAGAAGGGCTGCAGATCTCTACCCGCAACAGTAACCATCCCCGTGCTGTCAGCTGGAATAATTTCTCCCGCATCATCGAAACAAAAAAATTCTTTTTCCTGTACAGGGATAAGAAAACCTTTTTCCTTATCCCTGTCAGTGCTTTTAAAACAGCGGCCGCTTACGATAGTTTTATCGGCATGCTGAAGAAAAAGTTTGAAAACTTCCGCTAA